Proteins encoded within one genomic window of Calditrichota bacterium:
- the sufC gene encoding Fe-S cluster assembly ATPase SufC, whose protein sequence is MNQTLEIRGLRVAVEGNEILRGVDLTVPPGEIHALMGPNGSGKSTLAFALMGHPKYLITGGDILLDGESLLDLAPDERAKRGLFLAFQYPYEITGVRLQDFLRTATLTVHRESVSLAQFMDRMNEALALLKIDRNHLARSVNEGFSGGEKKRAEVLQMMLLKPKVAILDETDSGLDIDALRIVSDGVNSLRGDGFSALVITHYQRLLNYIEPDRVHVMHRGRIALSGGRELALELERSGYELLREETALAG, encoded by the coding sequence ATTAATCAAACACTTGAGATTCGCGGACTGCGCGTCGCCGTCGAAGGCAATGAGATATTGCGCGGCGTCGATCTCACGGTTCCGCCCGGTGAAATCCATGCCTTGATGGGACCAAACGGCTCGGGCAAATCGACCCTTGCCTTTGCGCTGATGGGGCATCCGAAGTACTTGATCACCGGCGGCGACATATTGCTGGATGGCGAGAGTCTGCTCGACCTTGCGCCCGACGAGCGTGCCAAGCGGGGGTTGTTTCTTGCATTTCAGTATCCTTATGAGATAACCGGCGTTCGCCTGCAGGATTTCCTGCGCACTGCAACCCTGACGGTTCACCGGGAGAGCGTTTCACTGGCCCAGTTCATGGACCGGATGAACGAGGCCCTTGCGCTTTTGAAGATCGACCGCAACCATCTTGCCCGGTCGGTCAACGAAGGCTTCTCAGGTGGCGAAAAGAAGCGGGCTGAGGTGTTGCAGATGATGCTTCTCAAACCGAAAGTGGCAATACTCGACGAGACCGACTCGGGGCTCGACATCGACGCCCTGCGCATCGTCTCGGACGGGGTCAACAGTCTGCGCGGTGACGGCTTCAGCGCGTTGGTGATCACCCACTATCAGAGGCTCCTCAACTATATTGAGCCGGATAGGGTGCATGTGATGCACCGCGGTCGGATTGCCCTCTCGGGCGGTCGGGAACTGGCGCTCGAATTGGAACGGAGCGGCTACGAACTCTTGCGCGAAGAGACCGCGCTGGCAGGGTGA